The DNA sequence CAACATAGTAGGTTGGAGTAGACTCTAGAATGACAAAAAAGTTGTAGTCAAGAAAAGCTTCATGGTCGCATTGGACATGGAAAGATAAGGATCTAAGGTGGAGAGAATACATTTCCATCAGGGGCAAGAATCACGTAAAATCAGTTAGTATAGGAAACAGAATGGGTCATATCTTAGAGGTCCGAGAAGAAAGGCTACAgatatttctttccttcatgactcccttctctgtcttctgttttACCCAGTAACTTACCTGCATAGCTTCTCCTGTACTATATATGTTTCCGAGGAgaccattttctgttttttgagacAGAATCTCATTTACCAGTGACCTCGTATGATTAACAAtgttctctgcatccttgctatCTGTTTGGTCCTGCCTTCTTGTTATGTTCTCCTTCACACAGGTCAGAGCCAGGACAGCCATCGCACCAGTATCTGCCAGGAAACAAAACAGTGGTGATAGGGTGACTGACCATTCCTTGGACTGAGGGTCTCCTGGTATGTACAATTTCCATTGCTAAAAGAGGGAGAGATCTAGACAAACTGGGAAGATTGGTCATGCTGGTTGATGATGGGAGAGAAGGATTTGAAGACATAGCAATCATCCCTCCAGCACTCACCACTCAGATATTTCCAGATCTTGAGTAACCCTGTACCTTGTACTCAGTAACTCACCCGTTGGTCATAGAAACACATATGGATTTGCAGGTTCATACACGTGAACAGTCTCTCGCTTCTATATCTTggttgttctcatttttttcaccTATCAGCCATATTGGCAAAGGAATTGAGAGAATTCATGATGATACCCCAAACAAGATATGTCTTTGCAATGTTTCAATGTTTCCATTAGGCCGATTAGAAAATAGCACTTCAGAGAATTGTTTTCCAGTAAAGCTTCTTAAGAGTAGGATGAGACAAGAGTTTGCACGAAGGGAGGAAAAAGTCTTCTTCTGGCTTGTTATTTAGTTCCCCCTGTACATTCCCTCTGCCTCAGAAAGAGAGTATGAAAAATCTCACATTCTCCTTATTATCTCGAGATACCGAGCAGTGATTGTCTTTGGGTTCTTTGGAGAAAGATGAGCTTGTGTATCTGGATCCACTGGGGCTGAGCAGCAATACTAGCTGTTTACATGGGGAATCTTTTTGGATGTGTAAGTTGACCCAGGGGAAAATTTCTGGTTCTTCTCTGTTGGGGATACAGACTTTATTGATCAAAATATTGGACCTTATCCCTGGAGAGGTGATGTTGTCCAAGTAAGCCCACACATCCAAATGGTCCCAATAAATTAGAGAAACAGGCAAAGTTAAGATAAATGAATTccactgttctcttttctctaataCTTATACTTTCTAAAATGTCTTGTATGAAGATTCTCGCAATATAGCGTtattttacagaggggaaaattAAGGTCAGAGTTAACATCCATTGGTTATGTCATTCAAAGACGGGGTAGCGTAGGAACTGGATCTTTCTACTATATTGCACATCTAGAAAGATGCTTAAATGCCCCCCAATATCCAttcttctcaaaaagaaaattctcttccCTGATCACTAGGGTGAAGAGGATAAAAAAAAGTCCAAGTACTTACTGGCAGAAAAACTCAAAGGAAAAGACTTACCAGTGACTATGTCCTCTATGCCAAGGGAATTGGGTTTAATGACTCACCTACTGAGAACTGTTCATggaaatagtaatttttatttccaggtTTGAAGATTTCAGCAACTTTAGGAATTGAGTATTTCCCGCTGAATAGACACAAGGCCAAAACATCCAGGCTGAGCTGGTAGTAGTTAGTCAGTGGATTACCATCATGTTCTTCtgtcagagaggaaagaaataccTTACTCATGGAAATAACACTGGAGTAATAAATTTTCAATCTATTCCTAATAAATCTATTTATTAGAATTTCTTTACATTTAAGGAGAGGTGAATAATAGAGGGGGGAAGATCACCCATAGAATCAGCAAGCCTGAGAAATGGAAAGGCTGTTAAGAACCACCAAATTCAACTCAACTCCTTTCATTTCTTAACTGTGGAGACTCAGCACTAAAGAGATTAAAATACCATCCTGATACTCAGGTGGTTACAGAACTAGGACCAGAACACAGATTTCCTGCAGCTAAGCCTCTTGCACTTTCAATGCAAATGTGTTCAAACTATAAGTAGAAGTAGAAGAAGTGGAGGCCATCTCAAAATGAGATGGGATCAGAGCAACTTAACGAATAATAGTTCTGGGTGGgtgttgaaataaaaacaatgcacTTCAGTAACAACCATCATGGTCAGCCTATTTGTCCCAGTGATAAAGTACTTTGGGCCATCTTTAGCCCTTCTACTAGTATCATATGCCATGGAACTTCTGACATAGTGTCTTGTGTTGCTCAGCTATTTCTGGtgtatttcattatttgtctAAAAGCCAAGCTTCTGGAGAACAAGAGAGCTGTGTTCtatgagtttgtgtgtgtgtgtgcgtgtgtgtgtgtgtgcgtgtgtgtgtgtgcacatgtgtgttcaTCATCACATGTAAGGTTGATGTGAGTCGATACGCATTTGAacctatttgaaaagaaaattcaagatgCATgttgaaagagggaagaaggggggcgcctgggtggcacctgggtggcacagcggttaagcgtctgccttcggctcaggccgtgatcccggtgttctgggatcgagccccacatcagactcctccgctatgagccgcttcttcctctcccactccccctgcttgtgttctctctctcactggctgtctctatctctgttgaataaataaataaaatcttaaaaaaaaaaagagggaagaaggaaaagtgatCTATGAAGATATATGGGATGAATAGAataaagaggagaaggagagactgAAGGGAAACTTGTTCAGTTCTGAACCAGTGGAGGAGAAGACAAGGTTGTCCAGGGTCTCTGAAATTTTGATTCTTacccatatttttaatttctgcttggaatttattttctagATCTATGACCAGTTCAGAAGTTTTGGGAATTCCATCAGGCCCTTTACATGCTCCCAAAGCCAGGATAGCCAAGGCAAGCTGTCCCGAGGTTAACGATGGCTCTGAAAAGAAAAGTATTCAAGTTTAACAAGGTACatgcttgtgattttttttggtcTCCTGTCTTGCTTGTGACTTACATTGCCtgtcagttctttctttttttccccagtctatACCAGTATTTTACTGTCCTCTTCTTCATCCCCAAAGCGGAGACTTTTCTAGCCGTGCTGTATAAATGCAAGCTAGATCTTAGTCTTCCCTGTGAAATCATGGGAGGTTTAAGGAAACATGCAAtccttataaaatttttaaaagaagaaaaaggtaataaAACCTTGGGATTTACTCTCATTGTGGATGCTATCTTACCAAAATAGTAATAATTGACTTGGGTGTTTTGCCTTATAGAGTATCAAAGTTCCCAGGCTTCTTGTAATTCTTAGAATAATATTGTGAGGTAGGTAGGGGTTTCTTCATTTCCCCCCATCTCAATTAGAAATCTAagccccggggcgcctgggtggcgcagtcattaagcgtctgcctttggctcagggcgtgatccctgtgttctgggatcgagccccacatcaggctcctctgctaggagcctgcttcttcctctcccactccccctgcttgtgttccctctctcactggctgtctctatctctgtcaaataaataaataaaatcttaaaaaaaaaaaaaaagaaatctaagccCTGTATTGACATGAAGGACTCAGCATCTAGCCTGCATTCAACCCCAGTCctcatctggggtgcctgggtggctcagttgactgactcttgattttggctaagtgtctgactcttgattttggctcaggtcgtggtctcacggttgtgggattgagccctgtattgggctctgcactgagtgctgagggtggaacctgcttaagattctgtctttccctctccctctgtacctccctccctctctctaaacaaagcaaatcaaaataaaaaacaaaaacaaaaaaacccagtccTCATCTCTGTTTCCTTGTGTTTACATTGCTACTGTCTGCTTTCTCACTTGTGGGCCATATCCCTGTCTGGTTGTGAACTCAGCTAGCTTACAGAGCAGTATTCGTGGATAagggtctttaatttcttttgcttttccttgtgtccttttgaaggaaaatgtttttcagGACTCAAAGAAGTAAGGCCTAGCTGTAGAATAAATGGCAGAGGATTGGTGATGTGAGGTCCCTTTCTGTCCCCTCAAGTTTTATACAGCTAGGATAGATGTAGCAGGGAGACTTTGGACACAGAATTTTGTCCAAGTTCTGTTGCTGGAGATAATCTTTATGGATAGGTAAGTCTTTTCCTAAATCTTCCAGAGAATATAGGTACTCACCTGTACTTCTTGTAGCGAGAAGGACTTTTTCAGTCAGCTGTTgatcttggctttggctcaggaaCCCACCAAGTCTGAGGGACAGCAGTACATTGGCGGCTTGGATTCCTTTGTTATATTTTGAATTGATCATTGTGCTTATCAGAGGGTTTAGAGCAGTATAGTTTTCTTTGCTTACCTCTGTggtagaggaaggaggaaataagAAATACACACTAAGAATGTATTAAGGAACAGGAACCCTAGGAACAGGGCTTGTCTTAAAACGTTTAGTAACGATATGGCACAGATAGAGCGATCCAGTGGTCACTGGCTATGTTGCTGGAACAGTACGAAGGTGGATCTGAAATCTCTGCTACATCAGGTATTACTCCTTTACCAACCAGCATGGAAGTGTTTCCATGTACTAACAGTTGTTTCAATCTTACTATTGTGTACTGGCAGAGTATCAGTCCTGCCCGGGAGATCTAGTATCATTCTGATTTTGAGGATCAGGCCTGGCCATCATGTCCTTAAAGAAACCTCCGTAATTGAAAGTTTAATGGAGACTTGAATACATGTCTTCTGACTCCCAATCTGTAGTCCTTTCTACTTGCTGGATTGagtttcttcccttctccattttcttcGAACTCAATCAGGTTATTAATactgagggaaagaagaaaacacttcTATGTTATGGTGGAGATTGACCCCCCCCAGAGCTGAATTGTCTGGTTGCCCACCTGGCCTGGCATCAAGATCATTATTCGGCAGCATGCACCCTTCAGAAAACCCTCTAGTCAGCTTACAACATGCCCAAATCTCAGGGGAAGGTTAGGGGGGAGTCACATTCTACTGTGGAAGTTAAAAGAGTCCAGAGATCCCAAGAACTAGAGGAAAATTAGATGAGTTAgttaccatttaaaataattttagatgtggggtgcctgggtggctcagtcggttgaacatctgccttggctcaggtcatgatcccagggtcttgggattgagccctgcattgggctccctgctcagtggggagcttgcttctctctctctctctgcctctccctcagcttgtgcatgcactctctctctctctctctcactctctcaaataaataaaataaaatcttaaaaaaatttttttagatgtactttgttcaggggcgcctgggtggctcaattggttaagtggctggctcttgatttcagctcaggtcatgatcttacgttggtaggatcgagccccgggtcaggctctgtgctcagcgttgAGTCAtcttgtgattctctctccccttctcactctgcccctccccctcatggactctctctctaaaataaatgaattaaaattttagaaaatgtacttTGTTCACACTCCCAAGAAAAATCCTACCCATCTCCAGATTATCTCTTGAGTTAGTGGGATACTTTGTTCAGCCAGAACTTGGCTGGATTCTCTGGTCCTTAACTTATGACTATGGGCAACTTAGGTAACCCATAACCCACCtgaccttcagtttcctcattttcaaaTTGTGGATATTAacctctattttatagatattgGACAAGAAATCACTTAATAAACTGTAAAATACCATACATATTATCACTTTTAGCTCAACTGGAGTTTCTGTCACTATATTTAGAGAACTGAGGAATGTGAGTTCTCTACCTCCAATGCGGGGCTCACaattatgaccccaagatcaagagttgcatgctctactgactaagccaatCAGGCGCCCCTCCATCATTCTTCTCTTTAAAAGAGAGTCAAGGAGATCTGAACCAGTGGTTGTAGAAAAGTCCTGGTTTGTTACAAGAATACTTGGACCATTGATGAGTCATGGCTGAGATTTTGTGGAAGCATCCACTTGAGCAGATTTTCTGGTACTGAAACAGACTTTTCAGTTCCTGGTCAACCACTCATCATTTTCCTTGATCACTAAAGATGAAGTTAATTATTTTGTACAATGAATTGAATTTCAAAGCCTCCTCAGAGACCCCCTATTCTTAGGATACAACAAAAGAAATGACAAGCCAGGAAGAAAAATTAGAGTTGGCAGAGTTTGTGCTTTAGCTTGTGTGAACACAAGACTTTCTGTGGCGTTGACCTCCTCTTGTAGGCTACAGAATACCAGGAGCATGTAGCCACCAATGGCAACACGAGTCATCTTTGGACTGGGTTTAAGTTCAATTCCAGGTTAAAGATGTAAAGAAGAGAACTCATGCACCTAGAAGCTACATCAGGCTTCATGACAGCACTTGCTTCAACACGTTTCCCCAATTATCCTTAATTTATGGATGAAgctaaaaaaattttcagaaaaattggaTCATTCAGCTAGTAGGGGGTCAGACTACACCTGAaccagattttctttctcctacttAGTACTTTTTAATAGAATCACACAATCTTGGGATCCTATACCCAGAGGAGAGATGATGGGCTTGTACCCATGTCCTGTGGTGAAGagttggagggagggagatgtATAGCTTAAAACATCTAAACCCAATAGTGACAAGAGAGGTCTTCATTGTTTAAaagggattattattattatttttaaagatttaatttatttatttgtcagagagagagagcctgagcagggggaggggcagagggagaaagagaagcagacccccctgatgagcagggagcccaatgagggggctcaatcccaggaccccaggatcaagacctgaaccaaaggcagacacttaatcaactagccacctaggtgtccctgaAAGagattattaacattattttttatctgtCTCGTTATAAGGGGTTAACCCAAAACCCATGGGTTGAACTTCAAAAAAATAGATTGCATCTCAAATTCAAAAGAAAGCTTTCTATGATCTTGAAAAATTCCTGGGATCCTGAATATTCTATcattgaaaatgaagaagaataGACAGTTGTTTGATAGGGTTGTTATGGTGGAGACAATCTGAATATAGGAGGAAGAGTTAGGCAAGTTAGCATTAAATCTATGACCCGtcttaaaacaacatacattATGGAACTTTCCTCACCATGTCTTGTCACGTTTTACATTACTTGTAGAATCCAATCACATATAGAACTGGAATAGGGTCTTTTCTCAGGTCACTCTACACCAGTCCCCTGCCAGTAGACTTTAGAAGACTATCACACTAGGAGTAATTTTAGCTCAATGCATACTCACCACAGATCTCACATTGTTGCCttggaataagagaaaataataggAGCCCCATTAGGGGCAGCTGGTGGGATTGTCTCATCTCTCCAAGTGTTCTGGAATGGTGAGGGCTTGTCTGGCTATTTATTGGGTGATGGCAGAGGGTAATGAGAGCTCCTCCTTTAGCTTGCCTCAGCCTCTTTCACTTAAACAAATATTGAGCAACGTCAGGGGTGTGGTCAAATATATTTGTCCAAAAATTGTGATAAACCAGGAAGGAGGCTTGAAAGGTACAgtcaaagaggaagaggaaataatgTTCTTTGTTTCCCATCCCAAATTTTTGGATTCATATTCCTTACTTGCCTTCAGCCCAatgagaataaattaaatttcCCTCTTTTCCATTCCACTttggttgtgttttattttagtcttttgaAACATTAGTTTTGATGGGGCAAAAATGGAGGTAGAAGTTGTAAGACTGAAATTGACCAGGCAAGATGGGGGAGCCTGGCACTGAGGATCTTCGGCATAGTGGTTTTTGATGTAtgatttttcttctaagataagTACCCTGAGACTTTCATAGCCCaggaggaaaaccacagagataTACATCAAATATGGATTTTTGCTGTGCCAGAAAAGATGCTATAAGCTCCATGTGAGAAGTGTCTATCATAGGTCTTCCAGGATCAGAGAATACTATCAGTTTGGCCTTAAAATGTTTGCTATGGCTcaggaagatggcagaataggaggTCCCCTGCTCATATTCGCCAACAGCAACAATCATTTTAGCAGCCATCCATGGACACAAGCTTCTATGTGGGAGCTGTGGGTTCCAAGTAGGAGGTTGTGAAACCTCAGTGGAGCACTCAGGGAGAGCTTACTGAAAAGGCACACCAAAGAAGACTTATATTCACTAATGCTAAAGCACAGAATTGCCAACTCTAATTTTTCTTCCCGGCCTTTTTCCCTGTTGCAGCCTGAAGAGTCAGGCTCACTGACCGTGGTCCCGGATAGTGACCAGAAAACAGACTCATCCCCTTGTGGACTTGGCTATAGTCCTGTTTTGCATTGGTCCTGTGAATAGCACCATCAGCCAAGGGACCTGGAAGGAATCATGCCCACCTGAGCCTTTGGTGATAGGACTCCTGACCTTGGTTAGGGCTGTGGAGCCTGAAGCATTGTGACCTGGCTCCAACATCAGTCATGGTCTGGGAGCAGTCTTACCCAGCTAGGGACCTGGGAGGAGACACACCCATCAGTGCCTAGGAGGCAGGCCAGCTGACCTTGGTCTTACTACAGATCCTGAAGTGGCCCTGTGACCTGGCTCCGTCCCCTCTCAGCTGTGGTTCAGGGACAGTCCTACTAATGCAGAGACCTGTCCAGTGACCCAGCAGGAGCCAGGAACATCATGCAACTGAAGATAGGCTTGTGGTTTGCAGGCCCAACTGAGCACCCAGCAGCAGCCAGGTGACCCAGTTCCAACCTTGCACGACTGTGACTGTGATCCCAGAGGCAATCCCATCAGTCCAGACAGGAAAAGGTCTTTACATGTCAAAAACAGGCTGTAAAGATGGAGAGGAGTTTGCTCCTtgaaacacacagacacaaatgTAAGGCAGACAGATCACAAAGCAGGCGAACATGATGCCTCTAAAGAAAACTCATAAATAGACCTAACAGACCTGCAGAAAAGGCAAAGCAAAGAAGCTCCTTAACAtagatcttggcaatgatttgtTTGAgctctgacaccaaaagcacaaaaaaacaaaagcaaaaaccagcCAGTGGGCCTACTTCAAACTGGAAAGCTTTTGCATAGCCAGGAAACAATAAACAGCATGAAGAGGCAACCTGtagaatgtaaaaaatatatttctcagatACTGTATACTTAATAAGGCATTCATATTgaaaatctataaggaactcCCACAACTTAAtcacaaaaaaccccccaaataatcccatcggaaaatgggcaaaggacccaaGTGGACATTTTTCCATGGAAGACACACCAGTGGCCAACAGGtacgtgaaaaggtgctc is a window from the Ursus arctos isolate Adak ecotype North America unplaced genomic scaffold, UrsArc2.0 scaffold_23, whole genome shotgun sequence genome containing:
- the LOC113249743 gene encoding transcobalamin-1-like isoform X1, which translates into the protein MRQSHQLPLMGLLLFSLIPRQQCEICEVSKENYTALNPLISTMINSKYNKGIQAANVLLSLRLGGFLSQSQDQQLTEKVLLATRSTEPSLTSGQLALAILALGACKGPDGIPKTSELVIDLENKFQAEIKNMEEHDGNPLTNYYQLSLDVLALCLFSGKYSIPKVAEIFKPGNKNYYFHEQFSVDTGAMAVLALTCVKENITRRQDQTDSKDAENIVNHTRSLVNEILSQKTENGLLGNIYSTGEAMQALFVSPTYYNKNQWDCQKTRDRVLAEISQGAFRMPTAAAQILPALMGKTYLDVNKDSSCVYGSDSFNISTQEPVSVTPAVSPSEIEVYYSVVINNQIDNTTVSVPNGSVFLDVMEQAQKENATRFSFTAEESSWGPYITSVQGIKANTNDRTYWELLSNGEPLSQGVGSYVVHQKDHLEVRWSTY
- the LOC113249743 gene encoding transcobalamin-1-like isoform X2, which encodes MRQSHQLPLMGLLLFSLIPRQQCEICEVSKENYTALNPLISTMINSKYNKGIQAANVLLSLRLGGFLSQSQDQQLTEKVLLATRSTEPSLTSGQLALAILALGACKGPDGIPKTSELVIDLENKFQAEIKNMEHDGNPLTNYYQLSLDVLALCLFSGKYSIPKVAEIFKPGNKNYYFHEQFSVDTGAMAVLALTCVKENITRRQDQTDSKDAENIVNHTRSLVNEILSQKTENGLLGNIYSTGEAMQALFVSPTYYNKNQWDCQKTRDRVLAEISQGAFRMPTAAAQILPALMGKTYLDVNKDSSCVYGSDSFNISTQEPVSVTPAVSPSEIEVYYSVVINNQIDNTTVSVPNGSVFLDVMEQAQKENATRFSFTAEESSWGPYITSVQGIKANTNDRTYWELLSNGEPLSQGVGSYVVHQKDHLEVRWSTY